From Thiomicrospira sp. XS5, one genomic window encodes:
- a CDS encoding GGDEF domain-containing protein: MIHHISRLRYDNLAGQVEAARNVVASHVNWLASRSVCLNPDELRTYSTHVPFDEWYDSLAQLGLSRTEEYRKLGELRDRMMRHHAELESAVQDGQWHQRFFLLHQHFFDLLTEFCQNFHMVFNMYDYLTHLPNRKLFDLMVEKEKMKGVLVLADVDHFKRINDQHGHDMGDQVLEQISRFFLNELKSGEVIARYGGEEFIFYFPAMAPDCAQDKIERIREGVQTLDLGDCRQTCSFGISQVDGECVPYKQALCRADNALYHAKNTGRNRTVVYEVEWGNNPV; encoded by the coding sequence ATGATTCACCATATCAGCCGGTTGCGCTATGATAATCTGGCCGGGCAAGTGGAAGCGGCGCGCAATGTGGTGGCGTCGCATGTCAATTGGTTGGCGTCACGCTCGGTCTGTTTAAACCCCGATGAATTGCGAACCTATTCGACTCATGTACCGTTTGACGAATGGTACGATTCGTTGGCGCAGTTGGGCCTGTCACGAACCGAAGAATACCGCAAGTTAGGTGAGTTGCGGGACCGTATGATGCGGCACCACGCCGAGCTGGAAAGTGCGGTTCAGGATGGGCAGTGGCACCAACGTTTCTTTTTGCTTCACCAGCACTTTTTCGACCTGCTCACCGAGTTCTGTCAGAACTTTCATATGGTGTTCAATATGTACGATTACCTGACGCATTTGCCGAACCGAAAACTGTTCGACCTGATGGTGGAAAAAGAAAAGATGAAAGGTGTCCTGGTGCTGGCGGACGTGGATCATTTCAAACGCATCAACGACCAGCATGGTCACGACATGGGTGATCAGGTTTTGGAACAGATCAGTCGTTTTTTCTTGAACGAATTGAAGTCGGGTGAAGTCATTGCGCGTTATGGTGGCGAGGAGTTTATTTTTTATTTCCCGGCCATGGCGCCGGATTGCGCGCAGGATAAAATCGAACGCATTCGGGAAGGGGTTCAAACGTTGGATTTAGGGGATTGTCGCCAGACCTGTTCATTCGGCATCAGCCAAGTCGATGGCGAGTGTGTGCCCTATAAACAAGCTTTGTGTCGCGCCGACAATGCTTTGTATCATGCCAAAAACACCGGCCGCAATCGCACAGTCGTGTATGAGGTCGAATGGGGGAATAACCCCGTTTAA
- a CDS encoding MarC family protein — translation MEHLITFAITMLTVTNPAGNLAIFAGLTANRTEAEKQAIARQTAIAITVIMLVVTWVGSLLLKAFGVTPPGLEVAGGVIIALLGLSMLRSKTDAMTHSPEEHEEAQTKDSIAVVPMAIPIIAGPGAITTLILATQKFPTFEDRFIISLVAVGIGLLFWLVLYFAGPISRKLGVTGMNIVSKIMGMVLTAIAFQMLANGLKELLPGLA, via the coding sequence ATGGAACACTTAATCACCTTTGCCATCACCATGCTCACCGTGACGAACCCGGCCGGCAACCTGGCGATTTTCGCCGGACTGACCGCCAACCGCACCGAAGCTGAAAAACAAGCTATAGCACGGCAAACCGCGATTGCCATCACCGTCATTATGCTGGTTGTCACCTGGGTCGGCAGTTTACTGTTAAAAGCCTTCGGCGTCACACCACCGGGGCTGGAAGTGGCGGGCGGTGTCATCATCGCCCTGCTGGGGCTGTCGATGCTGCGCAGCAAAACCGACGCCATGACCCACTCGCCGGAAGAACATGAGGAAGCGCAAACAAAAGACTCTATTGCCGTGGTGCCAATGGCCATTCCGATTATCGCCGGTCCCGGGGCCATTACCACCCTGATTCTGGCGACGCAAAAATTCCCGACCTTCGAAGACCGTTTCATTATTTCGCTGGTCGCCGTGGGCATCGGCTTACTGTTCTGGCTGGTGCTTTACTTTGCCGGCCCCATCAGCCGAAAGTTGGGCGTGACGGGAATGAACATCGTGTCGAAAATCATGGGGATGGTGTTAACGGCGATTGCGTTCCAAATGCTGGCGAACGGCCTTAAAGAATTATTGCCAGGCCTGGCTTAA